A single region of the Acinetobacter sp. WCHA45 genome encodes:
- a CDS encoding rhomboid family intramembrane serine protease, whose product MTETTPPQITQKLQIQIWWFTALLITINVGLFGWQILSGVNITDPSPMDAITWGADFTPLTFFGQPERLFSSMFFHFGLIHLMLNMWALYIFGSVAEPLFGRRYYILLYFLAGLMGSVLSSYLSIRDGYELLQHFDPKLLPHISAGASGAVMGLGAALTTVSLFPPLPQQRFWLDKKSLLLIMGINLAFGFTVSGINNAAHIGGMIMGALLAGSWYFSHKTQHPVFLQIIALVLASLLTLGFYVYCNELSTGLNSLWNEILRQNQLSF is encoded by the coding sequence TACAGCATTATTAATTACCATCAATGTTGGTTTATTTGGCTGGCAAATTCTTTCAGGTGTGAATATTACCGACCCTTCCCCTATGGATGCAATTACTTGGGGAGCAGATTTTACACCACTCACCTTCTTTGGACAGCCCGAACGTCTGTTTAGCAGTATGTTTTTCCATTTCGGTCTGATCCATTTAATGCTGAATATGTGGGCACTGTATATTTTCGGGAGTGTTGCTGAACCGCTTTTTGGTCGTCGTTATTATATTTTGCTGTATTTTCTCGCGGGTTTAATGGGCAGCGTTCTTTCCAGTTATCTCAGTATTCGTGACGGCTATGAATTATTACAACATTTTGATCCCAAATTACTGCCACATATCAGTGCTGGTGCATCTGGCGCAGTGATGGGTTTAGGTGCTGCGCTCACAACTGTTTCTTTATTTCCACCTTTACCCCAACAACGTTTTTGGTTAGATAAAAAGTCATTATTATTAATTATGGGCATCAACCTTGCCTTTGGCTTTACTGTTTCAGGCATTAATAATGCAGCACATATCGGTGGAATGATCATGGGTGCTTTACTTGCAGGCTCATGGTATTTCAGTCATAAAACTCAACATCCAGTTTTCTTACAAATCATTGCACTGGTTTTAGCTAGTTTATTAACGCTCGGATTTTATGTTTACTGTAATGAGTTAAGCACAGGACTTAATTCTCTATGGAATGAAATCCTGCGCCAAAAC